From the Gramella sp. Hel_I_59 genome, one window contains:
- a CDS encoding S9 family peptidase, producing MKRLFVILLGCITFASAQKNNDLEKNLQAPIANKIEKKLEKHGDVRNDNYFWMNQREDQEVLDYLNAENAYNDQMTAHTKDFQEKLFLEMKGRIKEDDESVPYKLNGYWYITRFEKGYDYPVYSRKKETLEAEEEVMFNVNEMAKDFEYYSLGGLNVSPDNTMVAFGTDTVSRRQYTIRIKNLETGEIYDENIENTTGGSTWANDNKTLYYTKKDPQTLRSFRIYKHILGTDTETDELVYEEEDETFNSYVYKSKSREYIIIGSHSTLTTEYRILDANTPDKEFKIFQPRERGLEYSIAHYKDDFYIVTNKDDATNFKLMKTPLAQTEKEHWEDVIPHRKDFLLEDIDIFQKYLVVSERTNGLNKIRIIEWEGNKEYYIPFDNETYTAYTSINPDFDTDLLRYTYNSLTTPTSVVEYNMKTGDKTILKEQEVLGGNFDKDNYTSERIWATAKDGTSIPVSLVYKKGLQKDQKNPLLQYAYGSYGSTIDPYFSTVRLSLLDRGFIYAIAHIRGGEYLGREWYENGKLFQKKNTFTDFIDVSEFLIQENYTSSNHLYAMGGSAGGLLMGAVVNMAPNLYNGVIAAVPFVDVITTMLDDSIPLTTGEYDEWGNPNEKSYYDYMKSYSPYDNVVKQDYPNMLITTGLHDSQVQYWEPAKWIAKLREYKTDQNVLLLHTNMDAGHGGASGRFEALKEVAEEYAFLLDLEGIKE from the coding sequence ATGAAAAGACTATTCGTTATTCTGTTAGGATGCATTACATTTGCAAGCGCTCAAAAAAACAATGATTTGGAAAAGAATTTGCAGGCTCCGATCGCCAACAAGATCGAGAAAAAATTAGAGAAGCATGGTGATGTGCGTAACGATAATTATTTCTGGATGAATCAGCGGGAAGATCAGGAAGTACTGGATTATTTAAATGCTGAAAATGCATACAACGATCAAATGACTGCTCATACTAAAGATTTTCAGGAGAAATTATTCCTGGAGATGAAGGGCCGTATCAAAGAAGATGATGAGTCTGTTCCATATAAGCTGAATGGTTACTGGTATATTACCCGGTTCGAGAAAGGATATGATTACCCGGTATATAGTCGTAAGAAGGAAACTCTTGAGGCAGAAGAAGAGGTGATGTTCAATGTGAACGAGATGGCGAAAGACTTCGAATACTATAGCCTTGGAGGTCTTAATGTTTCACCAGATAACACGATGGTGGCTTTTGGAACCGATACGGTAAGCAGAAGACAATATACCATCAGGATCAAAAATCTGGAAACAGGTGAGATCTATGATGAAAATATAGAAAATACTACGGGTGGTTCTACCTGGGCGAATGACAATAAAACGCTTTATTATACTAAAAAGGATCCTCAAACTTTAAGATCCTTCAGAATCTATAAGCATATTCTGGGAACAGATACTGAAACCGATGAGCTTGTTTATGAAGAGGAGGACGAAACATTTAATTCCTATGTTTACAAATCCAAATCCAGGGAATATATTATTATAGGTTCTCATAGTACTTTAACTACCGAGTACCGTATTCTTGATGCTAATACGCCAGATAAAGAATTTAAAATTTTCCAGCCTCGTGAGCGCGGACTTGAATATAGCATTGCACATTACAAGGATGATTTTTATATAGTCACCAATAAGGATGATGCCACCAATTTCAAATTGATGAAGACTCCGTTAGCTCAAACTGAAAAAGAGCATTGGGAAGATGTAATTCCTCATCGAAAGGATTTCTTATTGGAGGATATCGATATCTTCCAGAAATACCTTGTAGTGAGCGAGAGAACAAACGGACTCAACAAGATACGGATCATCGAGTGGGAAGGGAATAAAGAATACTACATTCCGTTTGATAACGAAACCTATACTGCTTACACTTCCATAAATCCTGATTTTGACACAGACTTGTTGAGGTATACCTACAACAGTCTAACTACTCCAACTTCAGTTGTGGAATATAATATGAAGACCGGAGACAAGACAATATTGAAAGAGCAGGAAGTTCTGGGTGGAAATTTTGATAAGGATAATTACACTTCAGAACGTATCTGGGCTACAGCGAAAGACGGTACTAGCATTCCTGTTTCTTTGGTATACAAAAAAGGCCTTCAGAAAGATCAAAAAAATCCTCTGCTACAATATGCTTACGGTTCTTATGGTTCTACAATAGATCCTTACTTTTCAACTGTGCGACTGAGTTTGCTGGATCGCGGATTCATTTATGCCATTGCACATATTCGAGGTGGAGAATATCTGGGCAGGGAATGGTATGAGAACGGGAAACTTTTTCAGAAGAAAAATACATTCACAGATTTTATAGATGTTTCTGAATTTCTGATTCAGGAAAATTATACTTCTTCCAATCATTTGTATGCCATGGGAGGTTCAGCAGGAGGATTGCTGATGGGTGCAGTCGTGAATATGGCACCAAATTTATATAACGGAGTTATTGCTGCCGTACCGTTCGTAGATGTCATCACTACGATGCTGGATGATAGCATTCCTCTTACCACAGGTGAATATGACGAATGGGGTAATCCTAATGAAAAGTCATATTATGATTATATGAAATCTTATTCTCCCTATGATAATGTAGTAAAACAGGATTATCCAAATATGCTAATTACTACAGGTCTTCACGATAGCCAGGTGCAATACTGGGAACCTGCCAAATGGATTGCGAAACTTAGAGAATATAAGACAGATCAAAACGTTTTATTATTACACACCAATATGGATGCTGGTCATGGTGGTGCTTCAGGAAGGTTTGAAGCCCTTAAGGAAGTGGCTGAAGAATACGCGTTTTTGCTGGACCTTGAAGGTATTAAGGAGTAA
- a CDS encoding cysteine synthase family protein yields MREDLHVYDNVLQLVGNTPLINLNKITKDFPGKYSAKIEAFNPGHSSKDRIALYIIEEAERKGILKPGDTIIETTSGNTGFSIAMVSCIKGYDCILAVSSKSSKDKIDMLKTMGAKVHVCPANVPADDPRSYYEVAKRLHSEIKGSVYINQYFNELNIDAHFNSTGPEIWKQTEGTITHLVACSGTGGTISGTARFLKSKNPDVKILGIDAFGSVLKKYHETKEFDKDEIYPYRIEGLGKNLIPSATDFDMIDKFIKVSDEDAAHTARELARTEGLFVGYTSGAAMQGLKQYQEDGEFDENSNVVLIFPDHGSRYMSKIYSDDWMNEQGFLDAQKDSKSHSIEIIK; encoded by the coding sequence ATGAGAGAAGATTTGCATGTTTACGATAACGTATTGCAATTAGTTGGAAACACCCCGTTGATCAACTTAAATAAAATCACTAAGGATTTCCCCGGAAAATACTCCGCAAAGATCGAAGCTTTTAATCCAGGTCATTCCTCGAAGGACAGGATCGCTTTGTATATTATTGAAGAAGCTGAAAGAAAAGGAATTCTGAAGCCCGGAGATACTATTATTGAAACAACTTCAGGTAATACAGGTTTTAGTATTGCAATGGTAAGTTGCATCAAAGGTTATGATTGTATTCTTGCCGTAAGTTCAAAGTCGTCCAAGGATAAGATCGATATGCTGAAGACAATGGGAGCGAAGGTACATGTGTGCCCGGCGAACGTTCCGGCAGATGATCCAAGATCTTATTACGAAGTTGCAAAAAGACTTCATTCTGAAATTAAAGGATCAGTTTACATAAATCAGTATTTTAATGAGCTAAATATCGATGCTCATTTTAATTCTACAGGACCAGAAATCTGGAAGCAAACTGAAGGAACTATTACGCACCTTGTTGCCTGTAGTGGTACCGGTGGAACAATTTCTGGAACTGCCAGATTTTTAAAGTCTAAAAATCCTGATGTAAAGATCCTTGGAATCGATGCTTTTGGTTCAGTTTTGAAAAAATATCACGAAACCAAAGAGTTCGATAAGGATGAGATCTATCCCTACAGGATCGAGGGACTTGGTAAGAACCTTATCCCATCAGCTACAGATTTTGACATGATCGATAAGTTCATAAAAGTTAGTGATGAGGATGCTGCGCATACTGCCAGGGAACTTGCACGTACCGAAGGTCTATTCGTAGGTTATACCAGTGGAGCAGCTATGCAGGGATTGAAACAATATCAGGAAGACGGTGAATTTGATGAAAATTCTAATGTAGTATTGATCTTTCCGGATCATGGTTCCAGGTACATGAGTAAGATATATAGCGATGACTGGATGAACGAACAGGGTTTTCTCGATGCTCAAAAAGATTCAAAATCTCATTCGATAGAGATCATTAAATAA
- a CDS encoding aminotransferase class I/II-fold pyridoxal phosphate-dependent enzyme — translation MKDLFDKIYKDKGPLGKWAEQAEGYFVFPKLEGPISNRMKFRGKNVITWSINDYLGLANHPEVRKVDAEAAAEYGSAYPMGARMMSGHTDLHEKLQDELASFVNKQAAYLLNFGYQGMVSTIDALVSKQDVIVYDVDAHACIIDGVRLHLGQRFTYKHNDLESIEKNLQRATKIAEQTGGGILLISEGVFGMRGEQGRLKEIVELKKKYNFRLFVDDAHGFGTLGKTGAGAGEEQGVQDDIDVYFATFAKSLASTGAFIAGDKEIMDYLKYNLRSQMFAKSLQMQLVVGALKRLDMLRTMPELKEKLWENVNALQNGLKDNGFDIGTTQSCVTPVYLKGSIPEAMALVKDLRENHGVFCSIVVYPVIPKGLILLRMIPTATHTLQDVEETLTAFSAIRERLENGTYKRLSASVEAAMSNK, via the coding sequence ATGAAGGATTTATTTGATAAGATTTACAAAGACAAAGGACCGTTAGGAAAATGGGCGGAACAGGCAGAAGGATATTTTGTATTTCCTAAACTTGAAGGACCTATTTCCAATAGAATGAAGTTTCGAGGTAAGAATGTAATTACCTGGAGTATTAACGATTACCTTGGTCTTGCCAATCATCCTGAAGTTCGTAAAGTAGATGCTGAAGCAGCTGCAGAATATGGCTCGGCTTACCCCATGGGAGCCAGAATGATGAGTGGTCATACAGATCTTCATGAAAAGTTGCAGGATGAACTTGCATCTTTTGTAAACAAACAGGCAGCATACCTGTTGAATTTTGGATACCAGGGGATGGTATCTACTATCGATGCTTTAGTATCCAAGCAGGACGTTATTGTCTACGATGTAGATGCTCACGCATGTATCATTGATGGAGTTCGTCTTCACCTTGGACAGCGATTTACTTACAAGCACAACGATCTGGAGAGTATCGAGAAGAACCTGCAGCGTGCAACTAAGATCGCTGAACAAACAGGTGGCGGTATTTTGCTTATTTCTGAAGGAGTTTTCGGGATGCGAGGAGAGCAGGGAAGACTGAAGGAGATCGTTGAATTAAAGAAAAAATACAATTTCAGACTTTTCGTAGATGATGCCCATGGTTTTGGAACTCTTGGTAAGACAGGAGCCGGAGCAGGTGAGGAGCAAGGCGTTCAGGATGATATTGATGTATACTTTGCAACTTTTGCGAAATCACTGGCAAGCACTGGTGCATTCATCGCTGGAGATAAAGAGATCATGGATTATTTGAAATATAACCTAAGATCTCAAATGTTCGCTAAATCACTACAAATGCAATTGGTAGTTGGAGCTTTAAAGCGTCTGGACATGTTAAGAACTATGCCAGAACTTAAAGAAAAACTTTGGGAGAACGTAAATGCATTACAAAACGGATTAAAAGATAATGGTTTCGATATTGGAACTACACAGAGTTGTGTGACTCCTGTATACCTGAAAGGAAGTATTCCGGAAGCGATGGCTCTTGTGAAAGATCTTCGTGAAAATCATGGTGTTTTCTGTTCGATTGTAGTTTATCCGGTGATTCCTAAAGGGCTTATTCTGCTTAGAATGATTCCTACAGCTACCCATACACTGCAGGATGTTGAAGAGACCTTAACTGCCTTTTCAGCAATCAGAGAGAGACTTGAAAACGGAACATATAAAAGACTTTCAGCTTCAGTAGAAGCAGCGATGTCTAATAAATAA
- a CDS encoding transporter yields the protein MRNTCIFSLILLMAGFTVQAQYTETINSNRPGQSQGAFAVGTNVIQLESGFYLGNDMHEGLGADIDIWGVDYQLRYGLLMENLEINLTGAFENQDIVRNFLGNTVETSGRNFKSNTLGLKYLFYDPYKNMEEEKPNIRSWYANRKFKWKTLIPAVSIYAGANFAFGDNPYLVEGENKFSPKVALITQNNWGRWVLVMNIIADKLTEEYRTYTGIATVTHTITPNFAIFGEYQGIKSDLYADDLLRGGGAYLVGENLQFDVSGLVNFKDTPSRWQVALGVSYRLDLHKVDEFLEESNEGNKRRARSRKLSREAEEDSDDNDQ from the coding sequence ATGCGCAATACATGCATCTTCAGCCTGATTCTGCTAATGGCAGGCTTCACTGTTCAGGCACAATATACTGAAACTATAAATTCCAACCGCCCGGGACAATCACAGGGGGCTTTCGCTGTAGGAACCAATGTGATTCAGCTAGAATCCGGATTCTACCTTGGAAACGATATGCATGAAGGTCTAGGCGCCGATATCGACATTTGGGGAGTGGACTACCAACTGCGATACGGACTGTTGATGGAAAACCTTGAGATCAATCTTACCGGTGCTTTTGAGAATCAGGATATCGTTCGGAATTTTCTTGGGAATACAGTGGAAACTTCAGGAAGAAATTTCAAATCCAATACACTTGGCCTTAAATATCTATTCTATGATCCATATAAGAATATGGAAGAGGAGAAACCAAATATTAGAAGCTGGTATGCAAACAGAAAGTTTAAGTGGAAAACGCTGATTCCTGCAGTTTCGATCTACGCCGGGGCAAACTTCGCTTTTGGTGATAATCCTTACCTGGTCGAAGGAGAGAATAAATTTAGTCCAAAGGTAGCTCTTATCACACAAAACAATTGGGGTCGATGGGTACTGGTGATGAATATCATCGCGGATAAACTAACCGAAGAATATAGAACCTACACCGGAATTGCAACAGTAACTCATACCATCACTCCTAACTTTGCAATCTTTGGAGAATACCAGGGAATTAAAAGTGACCTTTATGCTGATGATTTACTTCGTGGAGGTGGTGCTTACCTGGTGGGTGAAAACCTTCAGTTTGATGTAAGCGGACTGGTAAATTTCAAAGACACTCCTTCCCGCTGGCAGGTTGCTCTTGGTGTTTCATATCGATTGGATTTGCATAAAGTAGATGAATTCCTGGAGGAATCTAATGAAGGAAATAAAAGACGTGCAAGGAGCAGGAAACTTAGCCGTGAAGCTGAGGAAGATTCTGATGATAATGATCAATAA
- a CDS encoding DUF4834 family protein encodes MLEASLSGVLKFVLVVLLIYFGFKIIIRFFGPLILKYFMRKMGKKFEQQFGQQFGNQFGGSASKKSKSNPTNIGKEPKAKTNKDKKVGEYIDYEEID; translated from the coding sequence ATGTTAGAAGCATCCTTATCTGGAGTATTAAAATTTGTACTTGTAGTATTACTTATATATTTCGGATTCAAAATAATAATTCGATTTTTCGGCCCTCTTATTCTCAAATATTTTATGCGGAAAATGGGTAAAAAGTTCGAACAGCAGTTTGGTCAGCAATTTGGTAACCAATTTGGAGGCTCGGCTTCCAAAAAATCAAAGTCAAATCCTACAAATATTGGTAAGGAACCTAAAGCCAAAACCAATAAGGATAAAAAAGTAGGGGAATATATCGATTACGAAGAAATTGATTAA
- a CDS encoding YfhO family protein: MPDIKKFIPHLLVLAGFVVLSLFYFHPVLQGKEIYQSDIIQYIGMAKEQNDFREQTGEEPYWTDSAFGGMPTFQLGAYYPHNYIKKLDSALRFLPRPADYLFLYFIGFYILLLCLKIDYRVAFVGSLAFGFSTYLIIILGIGHNAKAHAIAYMPIVLAGIISIFRNRNVWGFLLLSVGMALEIQANHFQMTYYLLLLVIVLGIVYFIDAFKKAWVGNYFKSLGVMVLAVVLALAMNATSLLATSEYASYSTRGESDLSIGPDGAAKTESGLSYDYITEYSYGILESFNLMVPRLLGGGSSENIGSDSNLYDAILKLGAAPAQAKDFAESAPTYWGDQPFVGAPAYIGASVIFLFIFALFLIKGRLKWWIVGVSILALILSWGKNWFAGSNPITNFFIDYVPLYDKFRAVSSIQVLLELCLPLLAIVGLHKLLSNKISSEEKLNALKYSGFISGGLLIFFLLLSSVFDFAGANDSLYREQFGMDFINALKEDRKDIFFSDVMRSLLFTGIGVGLIWAYLKNKLQSNLLIAGFAVLILVDLIGVDRRYVNSDDFVQSRKIDQPYERYAADDQILEDTTHYRVFDVSGSPFNTGRTSYYHNALGGYHAAKPGRIQDLFDFYIAKNDMEILSMLNVKYFIVPTENGVQAQQNPQAFGNAWAVETIKWVETQNEEIQILKDVNLMNTAVVNSEFKDEVSNEFVYSSSAKIDLVSQKPNELKYKYEADTAQFIVFSENYYQPGWQAYIDGKEVDHIQANYTLRAMNVPAGIHDITFKFEPQVVETGSTIVLISSILFGLILLGGLGYELKNRDQI, from the coding sequence ATGCCTGATATTAAGAAATTCATACCACACCTGCTAGTCCTGGCAGGATTTGTTGTTTTATCCCTATTCTACTTTCATCCTGTTCTACAGGGAAAGGAAATTTATCAAAGCGATATCATTCAGTATATCGGGATGGCCAAGGAGCAGAATGACTTTAGGGAACAAACGGGAGAAGAACCTTACTGGACAGACTCCGCTTTTGGAGGAATGCCAACCTTCCAGTTAGGAGCTTACTATCCGCATAACTATATTAAGAAGCTCGATTCTGCTTTGAGGTTTTTACCCCGGCCAGCAGACTACCTGTTTCTTTATTTTATTGGCTTTTATATTTTACTCCTTTGTTTAAAGATAGATTACCGGGTTGCCTTTGTAGGCTCACTCGCTTTTGGTTTTTCCACTTATCTCATAATTATTCTTGGAATTGGTCATAATGCCAAAGCTCATGCCATTGCGTATATGCCCATTGTACTTGCCGGTATCATTTCAATATTTAGAAATAGAAATGTGTGGGGCTTCCTGCTCTTAAGTGTTGGGATGGCCCTTGAGATCCAGGCAAACCATTTCCAGATGACCTATTACCTGTTGCTTCTGGTTATAGTTCTTGGTATCGTATACTTTATAGATGCGTTTAAAAAAGCATGGGTAGGTAATTATTTCAAATCACTCGGAGTTATGGTTCTTGCGGTGGTTCTTGCCTTGGCTATGAATGCAACGAGCTTGCTTGCTACCAGTGAATATGCCAGTTACAGCACCAGGGGAGAGTCAGATCTAAGTATTGGACCAGACGGCGCTGCTAAAACAGAATCGGGTCTTAGCTACGATTATATCACGGAGTACAGTTATGGAATTTTAGAGAGTTTCAATTTGATGGTTCCTCGATTACTTGGTGGAGGTAGTTCAGAAAATATTGGTAGCGATTCCAATTTATACGATGCTATTTTAAAACTTGGAGCTGCACCGGCTCAGGCCAAAGATTTTGCAGAATCGGCTCCAACCTACTGGGGAGATCAACCATTTGTTGGCGCACCTGCATACATAGGAGCGAGTGTCATCTTTTTATTCATTTTCGCTTTATTTCTTATAAAAGGAAGATTAAAATGGTGGATTGTTGGTGTTAGTATACTTGCATTGATCCTGAGTTGGGGAAAAAACTGGTTTGCTGGTTCCAATCCTATCACCAATTTTTTTATAGACTATGTACCATTATATGATAAGTTCCGCGCAGTGTCATCGATTCAGGTGCTGCTGGAATTATGTTTACCCTTATTAGCGATTGTAGGACTGCATAAATTACTATCAAACAAAATATCTTCGGAAGAAAAATTAAATGCTCTAAAATATTCAGGTTTTATTTCTGGAGGCCTGCTTATCTTCTTTTTACTGCTGAGTTCAGTATTCGATTTTGCCGGTGCTAACGACTCGTTGTACAGGGAACAGTTCGGTATGGATTTTATTAATGCATTGAAGGAAGATAGAAAAGATATCTTCTTCAGTGATGTGATGAGATCTTTACTTTTTACCGGTATTGGAGTTGGTTTGATCTGGGCATATCTTAAGAATAAACTGCAGTCCAATCTACTAATTGCAGGTTTTGCAGTGCTGATACTTGTCGATTTAATTGGAGTGGACAGGCGTTATGTAAATAGTGATGACTTTGTGCAATCCAGAAAGATCGATCAGCCATACGAGCGTTATGCTGCAGATGATCAGATCCTGGAGGATACTACGCATTATCGCGTGTTTGATGTTTCCGGAAGTCCGTTTAATACAGGAAGGACTTCTTATTATCACAATGCATTAGGTGGTTATCACGCTGCCAAACCGGGCAGAATACAGGATCTGTTCGATTTCTACATCGCTAAGAATGATATGGAAATTCTGAGCATGCTCAATGTGAAGTATTTTATTGTTCCTACGGAAAATGGTGTACAGGCGCAGCAGAATCCGCAAGCTTTTGGAAATGCCTGGGCGGTAGAAACGATCAAATGGGTGGAAACCCAGAACGAGGAAATTCAAATTCTGAAGGATGTTAACCTGATGAACACCGCTGTTGTTAATTCTGAATTTAAAGACGAGGTAAGCAATGAATTTGTATATAGTTCCAGCGCTAAAATAGATCTGGTGTCACAGAAGCCGAATGAACTTAAATACAAATACGAAGCAGATACCGCTCAGTTTATCGTTTTTTCTGAAAACTAT